Genomic window (Comamonas endophytica):
GCGGGCGTGTTCCACTGCGCCGCAAAGCCCTGCGCATCGAAGCGCTGCTTCACGTCAGGCGACTCGAGCACCTTCTTCAGCTCGGCATTGAGCCTGTCGATGACTTCCCTGGGCGTGCCGGCCGGCGCCATCAGGCCGTTCCAGGCAATCGCCTCGAAGCCGGGCAGATCGGATTCCGCCACCGTGGGAATGTCGGGTGCGCTGGGCGAGCGCTGGGCGCTGGTGACGGCGATCGCCTTGAGCTTGCCGCCCTTGACGAAGGGCATGGCGGACAGCATGGTGTCGAACATCACGTCGGCCTGCCCGCTCATCACGTCGGTGAGCGCCGGGGCGCTGCCCTTGTAGGGGATGTGGTTCATCTTCACGCCGGCCATGGCGTTGAACAGCTCCGCCGACAGATGCGTCGACTGGCCATTGCCCGAGGAGGCGTAGTTGATGCCGCCGCTCTTGGTCTTCGCCAGCGCGATCAGCTCCTTCACGTTGCTTGCCGCGAGGCTGGGCGTGGCAACGATCACCAGCGGCCCGGCGGTGAGCTGCGAGATCGGCGCCAGGTCCTTGGTGATGGAATAGCCGAGCTTGGAGAACAGCGAGGGGTTGATCGCATGCGCGGTGGTCGCCACCACCAGCGTGTAGCCATCGGCGGGGCTGCGCGCCACGGCCTCGGCGCCCAGGTTGCCGCCCGCGCCCGGCCGGTTCTCGATGACCATGGATTGCCCCAGGCGCTCGGAGAGTTTCTGCGCCACGACGCGCGCCACGATATCGGTGGGCCCGCCCGGCGGATAGGGCACGACCAGCTTGATCGGCTTGTTGGGATAGTCGCTGCCGGCATGCGCCAGCGGCGCGCACAGCAGCGTTGCCAGGGCAGCGCCGGCCAGCCAGAAGGCGCGGCGCGAAGGCGAATAAATAGCGAATGGCATGTCTTGTCTCCTTGGGTTCTTATGGATGAGCAAAGCCGGGGAAATCGTCTATTCGATCGCAGCGAAGCGCACCAGCGTGCGCTCCTGGTGCCTGAAGAAATGCGCCTTCACGCGGGTGCCGATGGCGATGCCGGCATCGGCATGCCCCATCAGGCGCGGGCCCTCGTCGAGCTCGGCGATCACCAGCGTGTAGGGTGCCAGCGCGCGGAAGGCATCGGAAGGCGCGCGCGAGACCACCGCCGCGGCGCGCACGGTGGCAGCGCCGCTCGCATCGAGCCATTCGAGCGCCTGGCTGCCGCACTCCTGGCAGGCATGGCGCGCCAGCGTCTGCGCCTGGCCGCACTGCAGGCAATGCTGGTAACGCACGACCTGCGCATCGAGGCCGTCGACAAAGGGTTTGGAAAGGGCTGCCATGCTGATCACTCCTCGCGTGCCAGAACCAGACTCACATGCGAGGACATCACGCCGCCATCGGCATGGATGAACGCGCGCGAAGGCGTCTTCGCCAGTTGGCGCTCGCCGGCCTGGCCGCACATCTGGCGCCAAGCCTCCACCACATGCGCCATGCCCCCGGCCACGCCGCAGTGCCCATAGGACAGCAGCCCGCCGTGCGTGTTCAGCGGCTGCGCCCCGTCGCGCGAGAAATGCCCCGCGCGCAGCAGCTCGGCCGCGCCGGCGCGGGGCGCGAAGCCGATTTCCTCGAGCAGCATCACCAGCGTGATGGTGAAGGAGTCGTAGACGCCGAGATAGTCGAAATCGGCCGGCGCCATGCCCGCCTCCCTGAGCGCCTGCCGCGCGGCATGGCCGGCGCCGCACTGCAGCACGTCGGCCATGGCCGTGAGGTGCTGGTGGCGGTGCGCCTGGCCCGCGCCGACAAGGCGCACGGCGCCCTGCGCACCCGGGGTGGCGGAGACGACCAGCGCCATTGCGCCGTCCGAGATCGGGCAGCAGTCCAGCAGCGTCAGCGGCGCCGCGATCGGCTTGCTGGCCAGCACGTCCTGCACGCCGATGGGCTCGCGCAGATGGGCGCCGGGATGCATCGCGGCATGGCGGCGCATCAGCACCGCGAACCCGGCCAGGTCCTCGCTGGTGACGCCCGTGCGGTGCATGTATTCGGAGGCCATCAGCCCGTAGTACGCCGGCACCGAAGCGCCGTTGGGCACCTCGTAGTCGGGATCGCCGACCTGCGCCAGCGTCTGGATCGAGCTGTCGCGCGACTGCCCCGACAGCCGGTTCTCGCCCGCCACCACCAGCACGTTGCGGCAGCGCCCCGAGCGCACCAGCTCGCGCGCCGCCATCAGCATCGCCGCGCCGGTGGCGCCGCCCAGCTGTATGCTGTGCGCATAGTCGGGCTTGAGCGCGAAGCGTTCGCAGAACAGCGTGGCCAGCATCAGATGCGGCAGCGTCGTCGCGTAGCCGCAAAGCACGCCGTCGATCTCGGCATGCTCCAGCCGGGCGCTGGACAGCGCCTGCGCGCTGGCCTGGGCCATGAGATCGAGCGCCCCCTGCCCCTCGTGGCGGCCAAAGGCCGTGCCACCCGCGCCGCGCAGATAGGACTGCGGGTATGTGGTCATGGATCAGTCTCCTGTCTTCTTGGTTCTTTGGGCGGGTGCCCTGGGTTTCGTCGCGGTTTGCCCGGCGCCCGCACCGGCCGCTTCCGCCCAGCGCACCTGGCAGATGCGCGCTTCGTGCTGCAGCGCCTGCGCCAGCTGCGCCTCGCGCGAAAGAATGCGTTCGTTGAGCGCCGCAATGCTGATGGCCGCCACCGGCTTGCCATCGGGCGCGAAGATCGGCGCGGCGATGCCGCCCATGCGCTCCACAACGACGTCCAGCAGCACGGCGTAGCCTTTCTCGCGCGCCTGGTCGATGCGCTCGTGCAGCAACTTCGCGTCGATGCGCGGATAGCGCTGCAGCTGGGTGAGCAGCACCTCCAGCGCCGCCTCGCGCTCGGCCTGCGGCATCCAGGCCAGCAACGCCAGGCTGCCCGCCCCCACGCCCAGCGGCCGGCGGCTGCCCACGCGCAGGTAGTTGGCGCGTATCGGGTAGCTGCCCTCTTCGACCTCGATGCACAGCGACTCGATGCCGCTCGGGATCGACAGCACCACGCTGTCCTCGAACTGGCCGACCAGCCGCATGACGCTGGGCCGCACCAGCGGCCGCGGATCGAAGCGCCGCAGCGCCGCCGCGCCCAGCACCATCAGCTCGGGCCCGAGCGCGAACTGCTTGCTGGCCGGGTCGCGCACGACAAAGCCGTCGCGCACCAGCATCTCCAGCAATCGCAGCGCCGTGGCCTTGTCCAGGTCGGCGGCGGCGGCGATATCCGTCAGCCGGGTATTGGTGCCCTCGGACATGACGCGCAGCACGCGCATGGCACGCTCGACTGACGAAATGCTGCTGCCGGGCAGCCGGGTCATGATCGACTTCTTGCGCTCCGGGGCTTTCTCCTGCACAGGCATCCTTGTTTCTTGGAATGAAACCGTGTTGATGGAAAAAATATAGGGCCCGCGCCATGGCAGGTCAAAAACTTGCGCAGAAGTTTTGCTGGCTGAAACTTCTACCGCTGGCCCTGCTCGACAGCGAACTGCTGCGCCAGGAAATCCACCACCGCGCGCACCCGCGGCGCCAGCGAGCGCCCATGCGGATAGAGCAGATAGAAGCGGTCCTCCTCGCTGCGCTCCTGGAAATCGCCCAGCAGCGCCACCAGCCGCCCTGCTTCCAGTTCCGCCGCGATATTGAAATGCGCCAGCCGCACCACGCCCAGCCCGAGCAGCGCCAGCGTGCGCAGCAGCTCGCCCTGGTTGGAGCTGATCTGGCTGGGAATGTCGATGGTCTTGAGGCCGCTGGCGTCATGGAAGGTCCAGCGGTTCCATTGCGTGCGGATGGAAAAGTTCAGGCAGCGGTGCCGCAGCAGGTCCTCGGGCCGCTGCGGCATGCCGTGCGCCGCCAGGTATTCGGGCGCGGCGGCAATGACCCAGGGGCGCAGCATCAGCGGCCGGCCGACCAGCGACAGTTCGGTGGGCCGGCCGCTGTGGATGGCGACGTCGATGCCCTGCTTCATGAAGTCCGCGCGCTCGGTGCCGAGCACGAAGTCCAGCTGCAGCTTGGGGTGCTTCTCGAACAGCAGCGGCAGGCGCGGCGCGATCAGGTACTTCGCCGTGGTGAGCGCGGTATTGATGCGCACCACGCCCGAGATATCGCAGTCGGCGACATTGACCGCGTTTTCCGCGTCGCGCATGGCCTGCACCACCTGCGTGGCCGCGGCGCGAAAGCGCTCGCCTTCCTGCGTCAGCCGGATCGCGCCGCCGATGCGCTCGAACAGCCGCACCTGCAGCCGCGCCTCCAGCCGCGCCACCAGCTTGCTCACGGCGGAGGGCGACAGCGCCTGCCGGCGCCCGGCCGCGGAAAAGCTGCCTTCCTCGACGACGCTGAGAAAAACCGTGAGCTCGGCGTATTTGTTGTCCATGAGCGTACGTGGCCCTCTGGTTGTTTTGTCTCCGCGTCCAAGCTTAGCTGTGAAACCGATTCACAGGCGCTGAGCGCGATGCTCGATTGCCCTAGCTTTGCTTGCTCTTCAGAATGAAAAAACCGTCCAGACGGCACCAAAGGAGACAAAAGCAATGAGTGAACAGGCAAAACGACAGAAGACGCTGCGCATCGGCTCGGGCGCGGCCTGGTGGGGCGACCGCGTCGAGCCCGCGGGCTTGAATGCGGAACAAGGCGAGCTCGACTATCTGTGCTTCGAGACCATGGCCGAGGCCACGGTGTCCGCGGCGCAGGTGCGCGCGCGGCGCGACCCGGGCTTTGCCGGCTACGACACCTATCTCGACGACCGCATGCGCGCCGTGCTGCCGGGCTGCATGCGCCAGGGCACGAAGATCATCTCCAACCAGGGATGGATCAATCCGCAGGGCGCGGCCGAGCGCATCGTCGAGCTGCTGCGCGAGCTGGGCATTTCGGGCGTGAAAGTGGCGGCGGTGGGCGGCAGCCTGATCACCGAGCGCGTGCTGGCGCTGGCGCCGACGATCATGGAAAACGGCCAGCCGACGGCGACCCTCAAGGACACGCTGATCTCCGCGGAAGCCTATATGGGCGCCGAGCCGATCGTACAGGCGCTGCGCGAGGGCGCGCAGATCGTGGTGACGGGCCGTGTCGCCGACCCCTCGCTGTTCCTGGCGCCGATGATGCACGAGTTCGGCTGGGACGCGCTCGACCACGAGAAGCTGGGCGCGGGCAATGGCATCGGCCATTTGATGGAGTGCGGCGCGCAGGTCACGGGCGGCTATTTCAGCGACCCCGGCCTGAAGGACGTGCCCGATCCCTGGAACTTCGCCTTTCCCATTGCCGAGGTCGAGCCCGATGGCAGCGTGGTGATCTCCAAGGTCGCGGGCTCCGGCGGCGCGGTCACGCTGCAGACGGTGAAGGAGCAGATGCTCTACGAGGTGCACGACCCCGCCAACTACCTCACGCCCGATGTGGTGGTGGACTTCACACAGTCGAAGCTCGAGCAGATCGCCCCGGACCGCGTGCGCGTCACCGGCCTCACGGGAAAACCGCGCACGCCGACGCTCAAGGTGTCCATGGGCTGCACCGAGGGCTTCATCGGCGAGGACATGTTCTTCTACGCCGGCCCGGGCGCGCTGCGCCGCGCGCAGCTGGCAAGGAAGATCCTGGAGGAGCGCTTCAAGATCGTGAAGCTCGAGGCCGAGGACCTGCGCATCGATTTCCTCGGGCTGAACGCGATCCACGGCGCCGCCACGCCGCCCGACGCCCCCGAGCCCTACGAGGTGGCAGTGC
Coding sequences:
- a CDS encoding tripartite tricarboxylate transporter substrate binding protein — encoded protein: MPFAIYSPSRRAFWLAGAALATLLCAPLAHAGSDYPNKPIKLVVPYPPGGPTDIVARVVAQKLSERLGQSMVIENRPGAGGNLGAEAVARSPADGYTLVVATTAHAINPSLFSKLGYSITKDLAPISQLTAGPLVIVATPSLAASNVKELIALAKTKSGGINYASSGNGQSTHLSAELFNAMAGVKMNHIPYKGSAPALTDVMSGQADVMFDTMLSAMPFVKGGKLKAIAVTSAQRSPSAPDIPTVAESDLPGFEAIAWNGLMAPAGTPREVIDRLNAELKKVLESPDVKQRFDAQGFAAQWNTPANFNSFVQSEVEKWAKVAKASGAKLD
- a CDS encoding thiolase family protein — encoded protein: MTTYPQSYLRGAGGTAFGRHEGQGALDLMAQASAQALSSARLEHAEIDGVLCGYATTLPHLMLATLFCERFALKPDYAHSIQLGGATGAAMLMAARELVRSGRCRNVLVVAGENRLSGQSRDSSIQTLAQVGDPDYEVPNGASVPAYYGLMASEYMHRTGVTSEDLAGFAVLMRRHAAMHPGAHLREPIGVQDVLASKPIAAPLTLLDCCPISDGAMALVVSATPGAQGAVRLVGAGQAHRHQHLTAMADVLQCGAGHAARQALREAGMAPADFDYLGVYDSFTITLVMLLEEIGFAPRAGAAELLRAGHFSRDGAQPLNTHGGLLSYGHCGVAGGMAHVVEAWRQMCGQAGERQLAKTPSRAFIHADGGVMSSHVSLVLAREE
- a CDS encoding LysR family transcriptional regulator, with translation MDNKYAELTVFLSVVEEGSFSAAGRRQALSPSAVSKLVARLEARLQVRLFERIGGAIRLTQEGERFRAAATQVVQAMRDAENAVNVADCDISGVVRINTALTTAKYLIAPRLPLLFEKHPKLQLDFVLGTERADFMKQGIDVAIHSGRPTELSLVGRPLMLRPWVIAAAPEYLAAHGMPQRPEDLLRHRCLNFSIRTQWNRWTFHDASGLKTIDIPSQISSNQGELLRTLALLGLGVVRLAHFNIAAELEAGRLVALLGDFQERSEEDRFYLLYPHGRSLAPRVRAVVDFLAQQFAVEQGQR
- a CDS encoding acyclic terpene utilization AtuA family protein; protein product: MSEQAKRQKTLRIGSGAAWWGDRVEPAGLNAEQGELDYLCFETMAEATVSAAQVRARRDPGFAGYDTYLDDRMRAVLPGCMRQGTKIISNQGWINPQGAAERIVELLRELGISGVKVAAVGGSLITERVLALAPTIMENGQPTATLKDTLISAEAYMGAEPIVQALREGAQIVVTGRVADPSLFLAPMMHEFGWDALDHEKLGAGNGIGHLMECGAQVTGGYFSDPGLKDVPDPWNFAFPIAEVEPDGSVVISKVAGSGGAVTLQTVKEQMLYEVHDPANYLTPDVVVDFTQSKLEQIAPDRVRVTGLTGKPRTPTLKVSMGCTEGFIGEDMFFYAGPGALRRAQLARKILEERFKIVKLEAEDLRIDFLGLNAIHGAATPPDAPEPYEVAVRVAARTKTREQALKVGREVDGMAVSGVAHTGKRVPHQERTREVIGVWSSLVPREQVQAQIVHFTS
- a CDS encoding Zn-ribbon domain-containing OB-fold protein, coding for MAALSKPFVDGLDAQVVRYQHCLQCGQAQTLARHACQECGSQALEWLDASGAATVRAAAVVSRAPSDAFRALAPYTLVIAELDEGPRLMGHADAGIAIGTRVKAHFFRHQERTLVRFAAIE
- a CDS encoding IclR family transcriptional regulator; this encodes MPVQEKAPERKKSIMTRLPGSSISSVERAMRVLRVMSEGTNTRLTDIAAAADLDKATALRLLEMLVRDGFVVRDPASKQFALGPELMVLGAAALRRFDPRPLVRPSVMRLVGQFEDSVVLSIPSGIESLCIEVEEGSYPIRANYLRVGSRRPLGVGAGSLALLAWMPQAEREAALEVLLTQLQRYPRIDAKLLHERIDQAREKGYAVLLDVVVERMGGIAAPIFAPDGKPVAAISIAALNERILSREAQLAQALQHEARICQVRWAEAAGAGAGQTATKPRAPAQRTKKTGD